The DNA segment CTCGCAGTTCATGACCCTGGAGCCCGGCGACATCATTGCAACCGGCACCCCTCCGGGCGTTGGTTTGGGGATGAAGCCGCCGACTTTCCTGCGGGCCGGACAGGTGGTCACACTCGGCGCGGACGGGCTTGGGGAACAACGCCAAAGGATGGTGCAAGCATGAGTATCAATTTCGAGAACGTCAAAAATGCCCTGACAGATCTGTCGGGCAAAACCGCAATTGTGACCGGAGCTGCGCGCGGCCAAGGTGCGATCGAGGCCGAGCTTTTGGCCACGGCGGGGGCCTCTGTGCTATTGTGTGATGTGTTGGAAGAGGACGGAGTTGCTCTTGCAAAACGTCTGAATGATGCGGGTCATAATGTGCGCTTTGTAACGCTCGATGTGACCTCGGAGGCGGCATGGTGCGCCGCCTTGGAACTTGTTCGAGAGTGGACCGGGCGGCTGGATATTCTTGTGAACAACGCCGGGATCATCAATCGCAAGATCATCCAAGACATGTCCGTGGAAGAGTGGCGTAAAGTGATGGATGTGAATGCCACAGGTGCGTTCATCGGCATCAAACATGCGGCGCCGTTCATGGCCGAAACCGGGGGCGGCAGCATCGTCAACATTTCGTCCAACAGCGGCTTTTCCGGGCATTATGATCCGGCCTACACATCGTCCAAATGGGCCCTCCGGGGCCTGACGCGCACAGCCGCGATGGAGTTCGCGGATATGGGCATTCGGGTCAATGCCATCTGTCCGGGCCTGATTGTGACGGACCTTAATCGCAATTCGCCACACCTTGCGCCGATGATCAACCTGACGCCGATGCAACGCTCCGGTGAGGCCGATGAGGTCGCCCAATTGGTGCTGTTTCTCGCCTCCGAGGGCTCCGCTTTCATCACCGGAGAGGATTTCGTGATCGACGGCGGCTTTACCGCCGGGGCCGCATATCGCCGTGTTGCCAAGGAAACAGGCCTGCTGTAAGCCGCCTCCACCGACACGATAAAAAGCCCCCGGTCTCTCAGAGATCGGGGCTTTGCTTTGGCGTTAGCGGATGCCAGCTTCGGCCAGAAGCGGCAGCACTTCATCGCGGAAATAGGGGAATTCCTCAACGTAGTCGACAAAGGACAGGGTGGTGCCCGCAAAGCCTGTGTCATGCAGCTTGATGATGCCATCGGCCACTTGCCGCGGTGTCCCGATCAGGGGGAAGCCACCATGGCCAAGCGCCATCACATCACGGATTTGCGCCAAAAGATCATGCGGGAAAGACTGTGCATGAGCGAACTGAAGGTTCACCAGATTGTCGACGGCGGGCCAGTCGATTTCGCTCATGATCTTGTCGTGATAGGCGCGGGCCTCTTCTTCGGTGGGGCGGCAAATCACGTGGCTGAATGTCAGCACGCCCACATCGCGACCCTTATCCGTTGCCTTTTGTTTCAGCTCTTTGATCTCATCGACGGAGCGGGTCAGGTCAATGGCCGGAGTGAACAGGTAGTTGGCGTTTTGAGTGGCAAATTCGCGTCCCAAACCGGAACCAGCAGCGTTCAGGATCGGAACACTGCCTTCGATCGGCCACGGATCACCCTTAACGCCTTTGAGGGTAAAGGACGCGCCATCCCAGTCAAAATGTTCGTGGCTGGCCCATAGTTTTTGAACGATGTCGAACCATTCCTGAGCGTAGCCATAGCGCGACTCATGATCGTCGGGCAGCGTGAGCCCAAGCGCCTCATATTCCGGTTTGTTCCAGCCCGCGACAATGTTGAGGCCCGCGCGGCCTGCACCGATTTGATCCATCGTTGCAATCTGTTTGGCGACGACAACCGGGTGATTGGCCGCTGTGTGAATGGTGGCGAAAACTGAGATGTCTTTGGTGTTGGCCAAAAGAGCCGTGGCCCAGGTCACCGTTTCCAACACGCTACCGTGGAAATCGGTTTCGCCGCCATAGCCGATCCAGCGGGCAATCGGCAAAATGAAATCCATCCCGGCCTCGTCAAGCATCTTGCCGAGCTTGAGATTGTTCTCCCAGCTGTTCACCCAGCGTTCCGGCGCTTTGCTCACCGTCATCCCAGAGGAGCAGTTGGATGAGAAAGTGCCGAGTTTGAACCCGTTCTTTTGAGACATTTTATTCTTGGTCATGTGCAGTTCTCCATGTTGGTTTTGAATAGATTTTTGATTTAAAAGTGCATTTAAAAAAGACATTGAGTCAAGATAATTTTGCTGTGAAAACTTGTTTAAATCGAAATCCATACCGGAGGCCCGCACATGTCGGAAAAAAAAGCAGCGCCCAAAAACATCGACTTCACATGGCACCTTGCGGCCGATGAGCCAGAGGTCGCGGCAACTGAATTTGAATTCGCCTTGATGCGCACATTTGAAAGCTTTGGCCGCTGGCAATCTGAGTGTCTGGTCGCCTCATCGGGCTATGTCGCCAGTGGCCCAGACAACGCGTTGCTCCATGTGATCCGCATGAATGACCGCGCCAAAACGATCAAAGAAATCGCCCGTCTCATGAACCGGGACGACATTCCTAACATTCAGTATTCTATCCGAAAAATGGTTTCCGATGGGCTTGTGTCCAAACATGGATCAAGTCGGACGGGGGTCACCTACGCGGCCACGGATCGGGGCTGTGAAATCACCGACAGATACGCAGAGATACGCCGCAGTCAGTTGATTTCCGAGATTGCCGAATTGCCGGAATTCACCGCACGGATGAAAGACGCGGTGCGGACGCTCAATATTCTTTCGGGACTGTATGAGGAGGCCTCGCGCGTGATCGCGACACACAGACGCTGATCACGCAAAGCTCCGTTACCCTTTGTGGCGGATGTCGAGCATGATGGAAATGCCCCGCGCCGCGTCGGACTCGGACACATCAGTGAACATTTCGTCGATCCAACCGAGGTGCTCCGCCGTCATTTCATCCATCAACGCGCGGCCTTTGTCGGTGATCCGCACCAGAAAAGCACGACGATCTGATTCGAGCGTTTGCCGTTCAACAAGCTCCTCACTGACCAGCCGATCCACCACGCCGGTGACATTGCCATTGGACACGACAAGATGCTGCGACAGCTCGCTCATTTTCATGCCCTCCGGTTCCGAATGAAGAGCGGCCAAGACATCAAAGCGGGGGAGGGTGGTGGCATACCCTGAACGAAGGCGTTCACGCAAAGAGCCCTCAACGTAGCGCACGGCCTTGAGCATTTGCAACCAAAGCCGAAGCCGTTGACGCGCGAGCATTTCATCCTCAACCAAATGGGTCTCTTGCGCAGTCATTTCACCTGTCCATTTCGAATTACCGTACAAAACTTATTTTAAGTATCAATTTATAGACGCGCAGGTAAAGCGAAAACCCACATGAAATTCACATGGGTTTTTCTCTGTCAGGTCTATGTAAAGCGCACTGTTTTACTATTTTTTAATTCAGTTTCCGTGGCTTACCATCGGCGTCAACCGCAACAAGCACCACATCAGCACTCATGACAAGGCTGCAATCCCTGTCCGGCTCAGCCCATGCGGAAAGAAACAGGTTAAAGGAACTGTTGCCGCGCCGTGTCAGCTCGGCATGGATCACAAATTCCGCACCTGCGCTCAGAGCGGCATGAAAGGTCAGCTCTTTGATCGACAGGATCAAGGCATCGCCCTGTGCAATCTTACGCCCGGCAAGCCCCGCCGCCACATCGAGCTGCCCCATGATCCACGCCCCGGTGACCGCCCCACGCGGCGTCGCATGGCTGTGCGGAGCGACAGTGACCAGGATGGGGGCCGTGTCAGGACGTTGAAGCGCCTCAGTCATGGGGTGTAACGTCATGGGGAATAACCGCCGTGGCTTCGATCTCGATCTTGGCGGCATCTTCCATCAAGGCCACGACCTGAACAACGGCCATCGCCGGGAAATGCCGCCCAATCACCTCGCGGTAAGCGGCGCCAAACGCCCGCAGGTTATCGAGATATTCCTCTTTGTTGGTGATGTACCACGTCAGGCGCACAAGGTGCTCGGGCTTCGCACCGGCCTGTTCCAGCACCGCCACAATGTTTTCGAGCGTCTGGCGGAATTGCCCCAGCATGTCCAGATGCACCCACTCCTGCTGTGCGTTCCATCCAATCAAACCGCCCGTAAAAACCATCCGACCTTCGGCCAAAAGACCATTGGCATAGCCTTTGGCCGGAACCCAACCGTCTGGCTGGAGGAACATATGAGGTGTGAGAGCTGTCATGGTGCGTCTTTCTTTTAATCTTGGCGTTCATTTTGGGAGGAGGCCGTGAGATAGCGGGACATTTTTGCACGCGGTGTCTCAGGCCAAGGTTCAGAGCCGCCGGTTTTGATGTTGGCGTAAACCACCGTGGCCTTGCAGGTGAACCGCGGCGTGCCCTCGCAGGCACAGGTGATCAGGAATGTCGCAGAGGACCGGCCAATCCGCTCAAGCTGAAGCGAAAGATCCAACCAATCTTCAAGCTGAGAGGGCGCGTGAAAGCGGACCTCGATATTGCCCATCGGCGTGCCGTAGCCCTCGGAGAGCCCAATGGAGGCCCAGCTAAAATCCAACGCATCAGAAAAGAACCGC comes from the Celeribacter baekdonensis genome and includes:
- a CDS encoding acyl-CoA thioesterase, which gives rise to MTETFSIRRQVEFNHCDAAGIVFYPRYFEMISSLTERFFSDALDFSWASIGLSEGYGTPMGNIEVRFHAPSQLEDWLDLSLQLERIGRSSATFLITCACEGTPRFTCKATVVYANIKTGGSEPWPETPRAKMSRYLTASSQNERQD
- a CDS encoding LLM class flavin-dependent oxidoreductase produces the protein MTKNKMSQKNGFKLGTFSSNCSSGMTVSKAPERWVNSWENNLKLGKMLDEAGMDFILPIARWIGYGGETDFHGSVLETVTWATALLANTKDISVFATIHTAANHPVVVAKQIATMDQIGAGRAGLNIVAGWNKPEYEALGLTLPDDHESRYGYAQEWFDIVQKLWASHEHFDWDGASFTLKGVKGDPWPIEGSVPILNAAGSGLGREFATQNANYLFTPAIDLTRSVDEIKELKQKATDKGRDVGVLTFSHVICRPTEEEARAYHDKIMSEIDWPAVDNLVNLQFAHAQSFPHDLLAQIRDVMALGHGGFPLIGTPRQVADGIIKLHDTGFAGTTLSFVDYVEEFPYFRDEVLPLLAEAGIR
- a CDS encoding hotdog domain-containing protein is translated as MTEALQRPDTAPILVTVAPHSHATPRGAVTGAWIMGQLDVAAGLAGRKIAQGDALILSIKELTFHAALSAGAEFVIHAELTRRGNSSFNLFLSAWAEPDRDCSLVMSADVVLVAVDADGKPRKLN
- a CDS encoding winged helix DNA-binding protein; the protein is MSEKKAAPKNIDFTWHLAADEPEVAATEFEFALMRTFESFGRWQSECLVASSGYVASGPDNALLHVIRMNDRAKTIKEIARLMNRDDIPNIQYSIRKMVSDGLVSKHGSSRTGVTYAATDRGCEITDRYAEIRRSQLISEIAELPEFTARMKDAVRTLNILSGLYEEASRVIATHRR
- a CDS encoding RidA family protein, translating into MTALTPHMFLQPDGWVPAKGYANGLLAEGRMVFTGGLIGWNAQQEWVHLDMLGQFRQTLENIVAVLEQAGAKPEHLVRLTWYITNKEEYLDNLRAFGAAYREVIGRHFPAMAVVQVVALMEDAAKIEIEATAVIPHDVTPHD
- a CDS encoding SDR family NAD(P)-dependent oxidoreductase; protein product: MSINFENVKNALTDLSGKTAIVTGAARGQGAIEAELLATAGASVLLCDVLEEDGVALAKRLNDAGHNVRFVTLDVTSEAAWCAALELVREWTGRLDILVNNAGIINRKIIQDMSVEEWRKVMDVNATGAFIGIKHAAPFMAETGGGSIVNISSNSGFSGHYDPAYTSSKWALRGLTRTAAMEFADMGIRVNAICPGLIVTDLNRNSPHLAPMINLTPMQRSGEADEVAQLVLFLASEGSAFITGEDFVIDGGFTAGAAYRRVAKETGLL
- a CDS encoding MarR family winged helix-turn-helix transcriptional regulator, with translation MTAQETHLVEDEMLARQRLRLWLQMLKAVRYVEGSLRERLRSGYATTLPRFDVLAALHSEPEGMKMSELSQHLVVSNGNVTGVVDRLVSEELVERQTLESDRRAFLVRITDKGRALMDEMTAEHLGWIDEMFTDVSESDAARGISIMLDIRHKG